The Homo sapiens chromosome 16, GRCh38.p14 Primary Assembly genome includes the window GCAGCAGACCTCAGTGCCCTCTTCCCCCAGCACCGCTTTGTGCTCCGGGAGCGGCCACCCACAGTCATCATGGACCTGATCCAGAGGACCAAGGATGCCGTGCGGGAGCTGGACAACCTGCAGTACCGCAAGATGAAGAAGATCCTGTTCCAAGAGGCACCCAACGGCCCTGGTGCCGAGGCcccagaggaggaagaggtgacCCAGCTTGCCCTAACACCCCTCTTTATACCCCATGTGTGCCTGCCCCCTGCAGTTGCTtggccccttccccagccctacTCACACCACCATCTTCCCATGCTACCTCCATGCATATGCCCCAGGGCTTCCCCTTCCCTGTCCAGCAGCCTACGCCCTGTTCGCAGGAGGCCGAGCCCTACATGCACCGGGCCGGGACTCTGACCAGCCTCGAGAGTAGCCACTCAGTGCCCAGCATGTCCATCAGCGCCTCCAGCCAGAGCAGCTCCGTCAACAGCCTAGCAGATGCCTCAGACAacgaggaagaggaggaggaggaggaggaagaggaggaggaggaagaaggccCTGAAGCCCGGGAGATGGCCATGATGCAGGAGGGGGAGCACACAGTCACCTCTCACAGCTCCATTATCCACCGGCTGCCGGTACACAGCTCACCCTTGGGGGACCCGAGCCACCTGCTCTAGAACTGCCTGGGTCTTCGCCCTCCTTCCCTAAGTGCAGCACTCCTCTGAGTCTGATTGGCTGTCCTCAGGTAGCTCTCTTTGGACCCAGTGGCCTCTGAGCCTTGGGTGTTCCTTCTATCTCCCTCTAGGGCTCTGACAACCTATATGATGACCCCTACCAGCCAGAGATAACCCCCAGCCCTCTCCAGccgcctgcagccccagctcccaCTTCCACCACCTCTTCCGCCCGCCGCCGGGCCTACTGCCGTAACCGAGACCACTTTGCCACCATCCGAACCGCCTCCCTGGTGAGTGTAGCCATCCTCACTCAGCCTGCTCGCTGTctgttttttaagtctttttaagTCTAGAAATGATTTCCTCCCTGTGGCATGGGATTGAGTCTGGATTCTACCCTCATTTTCTGTtgctggctcctgcctgctcccctTAACCCTcctgcttccctcctcttcccagtGGACTGTTTTGGTCATATGGCCCAATCTGGGTGTTTCTAGCTTGGCAAACTCTTACTCCGTTTTTGTGGCCTGACTTAACTGACATCTCCTGGGTTGCCTTCCCAGGCTCCTCTGGTGAGTCAGATGCTTCACAGTTGTGTGCTGGGGAAGCCCAGTGCTGGGGGAGCCCTGTGCCTGTGGAGCCCTGTGCTGGGGGTGTCCAGTGCTGGGGAGCCCTGTGCCGGGGGTGCCCTGTGCTTGGGTGGTCCTGAACAGCATCATGATAGGTTTGCCAGATTCTGTGCCCCAGAGGGCAGGGATGGTGTTCAGATATCTGTCTCATGCCAGCAGTTAGCTCTCAGGCTTACACACAGGCCTGTGTTAACCCTCCCAGCCCCCCTGGGAGGGGAAGGGTAAGATCCCATTGGAGAAATGAGGCACCTGTGGCTCAGAGGGGCCACTTGCCCCAGTGCCTTTGGTGGCTCTCTGCTCCTGTAAGCAGGCCCTTAGTCCTCTCCTAAAATCAACTCATGGCAGTCTTTCTCAGTTCACAGGAAAAAGTGTTTAGGCTTTTCATAAAACATAgtttttcatctatgtttttaGATCACGTTCCTGCTGAGCTGCATTTGAGCGTCAACAATCCCCTTAGAGGCCACTGATTAAGTCTAGTATGTTCTTATGGCCTCTGCTTGGTGCTGGTTGTGTTCCAACAATTCTTCAGATCCCATGGTGTTGTGCGGTACTGTGCTGAGAGGTCTTGACTGCCAGGGGCTTGGCTGCCGGGACTAGTTTGAGAGCCACTCATAGAGTCAATTGAGAATGAGACCTGAGATCAGACTTTGGATGAAGGTGTCCAAGCCCAGTGTTCTTGTTATTCCAGCATCTTGTGGCCCCGATCCCACCTCAATACCTGGGGAGTGATAGGCCGACCATGTTTGCTGAAGGGGAAGGAAGCCAACACTTATTAGATAGAGTCCGAACTTACCCCACAGCCCCTATGAGGAGGTATTAtttccccatttaacagatgagggaACTGGTGCTTTGAGAAGTTAACTTACTTGAGATCACATGCTtggtaagtggcaaagctgggatttgatcCCAGGTATGTCTGACTCACTGTTTCAAATTAGTATGGATTGTTCCTACttttgtgccaggccctgtgctcgCCACCTTTTATCATTCGGCCACACCAACTTGTGATGTAGATAATATCACCATTATCCAGTTGAGGAAACAGGCTAGAGTGGCCGTGTGTGAGGAAGGTGTTAAATGAGAATGAAACCCATGAGTTGAAAACCCATGCTCTTCCCCACGGAAGACCCCTTGTGTTAATTAACTAGGGGCCAGGCTGAGCCCCAGCTCtcaccctctctccttccccaggtCAGCCGTCAGATCCAGGAGCATGAGCAGGACTCTGCGCTGCGGGAGCAGCTGAGCGGCTATAAGCGGATGCGACGACAGCACCAGAAGCAGCTGCTGGCCCTGGAGTCACGGCTGAGGGGTGAACGGGAGGAGCACAGTGCACGGCTGCAGCGGGAGCTTGAGGCGCAGCGGGCTGGCTTTGGGGCAGAGGCAGAAAAGCTGGCCCGGCGGCACCAGGCCATAGGTGAGAAGGAGGCACGAGCTGCCCAGGCCGAGGAGCGGAAGTTCCAGCAGCACATCCTTGGGCAGCAGAAGAAGGAGCTGGCTGCCCTGCTGGAGGCACAGAAGCGGACCTACAAACTTCGCAAGGAACAGCTGAAGGAGGTGAGCTAGGGCTGCTTGGGGGCGGAGCCGATGGCGAGCCAGGTGGGTCCTGACCCTGCTTCCCTCTGCACTCGCCCAGGAGCTCCAGGAGAACCCCAGCACTCCCAAGCGGGAGAAGGCCGAGTGGCTGCTGCGGCAGAAGGAGCAGCTCCAGCAGTGCCAGGCGGAGGAGGAAGCAGGGCTGCTGCGGCGGCAGCGCCAGTACTTTGAGCTGCAGTGTCGCCAGTACAAGCGCAAGATGTTGCTGGCTCGGCACAGCCTGGACCAGGACCTGCTGCGGGAGGTAGGCATCCCAATCTCTGTTCCCCTCCCGCTCACTCGTGGATCCCAGGGACCCACccttttccattttcctcattCTTGTCTTCTTTCTCCTTGGCCCTCGAGTGTTACAGTTCAGCTTTGCTTCAGTGCCCCTTTTACTTCTCATCCCCAACAGACCCTGCCAGAATTTCCTTAGGCCTCTTTTCCCAGGCCAGGGAGGAGCTTGCCTCCCCTACACCCTCATCTCCTGCCATCCCCAGCTCCCTCTGCCAAGGAGCCCTGGCCCCTCACTTCCTTGATACTGACCAGGCCCTGGGCCCTGTGTTTCTTCCGCCATCCCCAGCTCCCTCTGCCAAGGAGCCCTGGCCTCTCACTTCCTTGATACTGACCAGGCCCCGGGCCCtgcatttcttctgcctcaggaccTGAACAAGAAGCAGACCCAGAAGGACTTGGAGTGTGCACTGCTGCTTCGGCAGCACGAGGCCACGCGGGAGCTGGAGCTGCGGCAGCTCCAGGCCGTGCAGCGCACGCGGGCTGAGCTCACCCGCCTGCAGCACCAGACGGAGCTGGGCAACCAGCTGGAGTACAACAAGCGGCGTGAGCAAGAGTTGCGGCAGAAGCATGCGGCCCAGGTTCGCCAGCAGCCCAAGAGCCTCAAAGTACGTGCAGGCCAGCGCCCCCCGGGCCTTCCACTCCCCATTCCTGGGGCTCTGGGCCCACCCAACACAGGCACCCCTATAGAACAGCAGCCCTGCTCACCTGGCCAGGAGGCAGTCCTGGACCAAAGAATGCTTGGCGAGGAGGAGGAAGCAGTTGGAGAGAGAAGGATTCTGGGAAAGGAAGGGGCCACTTTGGAGCCCAAGCAGCAGAGGATTCTGGGGGAAGAATCAGGAGCCCCTAGTCCCAGTCCACAAAAACATGGGAGCCTGGTTGATGAGGAAGTTTGGGGTCTGCCTGAGGAGATAGAGGAGCTTAGGGTGCCCTCCCTTGTACCCCAGGAGAGGAGCATTGTTGGCCAGGAGGAGGCTGGGACATGGAGCTTGTGGGGGAAGGAGGATGAGAGTCTTCTGGATGAGGAGTTTGAGCTTGGCTGGGTCCAGGGCCCAGCACTGACTCCCGtccctgaggaggaggaagaagaggaagagggggcTCCGATTGGGACCCCTAGGGATCCTGGAGATGGTTGTCCTTCCCCCGACATCCCTCCTGAACCCCCTCCAACACACCTGAGGCCCTGCCCTGCCAGCCAGCTCCCTGGACTCCTGTCCCATGGCCTCCTGGCCGGCCTCTCCTTTGCAGTGGGGTCCTCCTCTGgcctcctgcccctcctgctgctgctgctgcttccatTGCTGGCAGCCCAGGGTGGGGGTGGCCTGCAGGCAGCGCTGCTGGCCCTTGAGGTGGGGCTGGTGGGTCTGGGGGCCTCCTACCTGCTCCTTTGTACAGCCCTGCACCTGCCCTCCAGTCTTTTCCTACTCCTGGCCCAGGGTACCGCACTGGGGGCCGTCCTGGGCCTGAGCTGGCGCCGAGGCCTCATGGGTGTTCCCCTGGGCCTTGGAGCTGCCTGGCTCTTAGCTTGGCCAGGCCTAGCTCTACCTCTGGTGGCTATGGCAGCGGGGGGCAGATGGGTGCGGCAGCAGGGCCCCCGGGTGCGCCGGGGCATATCTCGACTCTGGTTGCGGGTTCTGCTGCGCCTGTCACCCATGGCCTTCCGGGCCCTGCAGGGCTGTGGGGCTGTGGGGGACCGGGGTCTGTTTGCACTGTACCCCAAAACCAACAAGGATGGCTTCCGCAGCCGCCTGCCCGTCCCTGGGCCCCGGCGGCGTAATCCCCGCACCACCCAACACCCATTAGCTCTGTTGGCAAGGGTCTGGGTCCTGTGCAAGGGCTGGAACTGGCGTCTGGCACGGGCCAGCCAGGGTTTAGCATCCCACTTGCCCCCGTGGGCCATCCACACACTGGCCAGCTGGGGCCTGCTTCGGGGTGAACGGCCCACCCGAATCCCCCGGCTACTACCACGCAGCCAGCGCCAGCTAGGGCCCCCTGCCTCCCGCCAGCCACTGCCAGGGACTCTAGCCGGGCGGAGGTCACGCACCCGCCAGTCCCGGGCCCTGCCCCCCTGGAGGTAGCTGACTCCAGCCCTTCCAGCCCAAATCTAGAGCATTGAGCACTTTATCTCCCACGACTCAGTGAAGTTTCTCCAGTCCCTAGTCCTCTCTTTTCACCCACCTTCCTCAGTTTGCTCACTTACCCCAGGCCCAGCCCTTCGGACCTCTAGACAGGCAGCCTCCTCAGCTGTGGAGTCCAGCAGTCACTCTGTGTTCTCCTGGCGCTCCTCCCCTAAGTTATTGCTGTTCGCCCGCTGTGTGTGCTCATCCTCACCCTCATTGACTCAGGCctggggccaggggtggtggagggtgggaagagtcatgttttttttctcctctttgattttgtttttctgtctcccttccaacctgtccccttccccccaccaaaaaaagaaaaagacaaacacaaataaaatatctgagcGGAACTGTGCCTTTGGCCCAGGCTGCCTCTGTCTGCTTTGTCCTGCCGCCTAGCCTCCCCGGTATGCCCCCAGGCTGACCCTCGGCCCGGCTCCATGACCTCTTCACCCCATCTCCGTTATCTCAGCCCCCTCACTCCTCCAGCCTCATGCTCTCTGCCTTCATAGCTTCATTGCACCATGACCACCACCGGCTCTGGGGTCTGGGCCCCTGTAGAACTTCACCGAACTTCTTGGTCCCACAGAGCGCCTGTTTGCGGGTTCCTTCCAGAGGTCTTAGTTTCCAGGCCCTTGGTCTCCTCATCCCTTGCCTTTTCTCCCAACCATGGCTGCAGGGGACCAAATTGCTCTCCTGCATCAGGCATTACCCTAGTGGGTTGGGGGACGGGGCTGCAGACCCTCCACAGTAGGGGGTGCTGAGCTGGGGGCAACCAGGCGGAGTATGAAGGCTGTGGCAGCAGGATTGAGTGTGGGCCTGGAGTGGGAGCTGAGTGTGTGAGGGGCCGGGCTGGAATGCGGATCTGGTCAGGGTGGTAGCTGCTGGCCGGTTGAACTTGTCAGGCCCTTTCTGGCCACCTCCTTTGCCCCTTTCTCCTCTGCGGCCCAAAATGGGGCAGCCCCTTCTTACCCATTTCTCAGCTCGgtgcttctcctccttccctgccttcctccctgagCTGCTGGACCTGGGACTTCCTGTGTCTGTCCTTAGTCGTGTTGCTTTCTTCATGGGTGTTTTGTGTGACTGGTTCTTCTCGCTTGTTCTCGTGCACGTTCTCATATTTGCTCACGTGCTTCTGTCTCTAGGTCACAGTCTCTCCCTCTTTGCCTGGTCAGAGCTTCCAAGATCCTCAGTTCCCTGTCCAGTAACTCCGATGTTCTTTCTCGTGGGTATCGCACCCAACTCCGTGCACGTGCTCTTGGAACCTCTTGTCTTCTCTGCATCTCTTGCCCATCGAGACCTTCCTGATCTCTCTCAACACGATCCCACCTCtccatgtctgtctgtctgtatacagctccccccaccccctctgTCTaacatgttttctgtttctctccctctccctgtctctgcttctgtctcctctcctcttctctctcttctccccatttcccctggttgttcctcctcttcctcttcctcctcttcctcctcctcttccccgcTGCCCCCATCTCCCCTTGATCCGTCCACTGCATAGTCTAAGGAGCTGCAGATCAAGAAGCAGTTCCAGGAGACGTGTAAGATCCAGACTCGGCAGTACAAGGCTCTGCGAGCACACTTGCTGGAGACCACGCCCAAAGCTCAGCACAAGAGCCTCCTTAAGCGGCTCAAGGAAGAGCAGACCCGCAAGCTGGCGATCTTGGCGGAGCAGTATGACCAGTCCATCTCAGAGATGCTCAGCTCACAGGCGGTGAGGCCTGGGGTCCAGGGAGGGAGTGCGCTAGAGGCCAGGCTCTGTACTTTGCTTTAGAGAAATGGACGGTGCAGGGCATGCACAGAGCTGGGGCTTTTTTACTTGGGAAACTCACATACTCTCCCTCTGTTCGTGTTCTCCACAATGATTTATTTCATATTCTCCTCAGtggttttattctttctcttagtATTTTCTTAAGGTCTTGACAAAGCCATGTGCCTATTCCCAAGAACCACCAAGGAAAAGAGtggctattatttttttcctgggcCTGAGTTAGTTTAATGGGTAAACAGGGTGCAGATTAAAGTGAGTGTGGCCCTCAAGCCCATTTACTCAGACTTCTGGAGGATTTTGAAAGTTGCTGTTCTAAAAAAATGATCACACCTAACACTGGAATGGGCCACTTAAAATGTGCGGAGAGGGTGGAGAGTGGAAACGCCCCACCCAAGGCTGTTCTCTCACCCAGTCCCACCTCTCCCAGGTAACTTGTTAATAATTAactgtattttgtgttttttcagtgcacattttgaaaaattatatgaattttaaacaCAGATGGAATCATACTTTACATTTACTTTCTGTAACTtcttttttccacttaatatttctTGGACATCTTCCCCTGTCAGTACAcctgtctcattttttttacAGCATAGAATTTTCCATGGTATGgctgtaccataatttatttaacccatCCCttattggtggacatttaggttgtttccagtattttgcTATCACAACGCTTCCGTGAACACCTCGAGCACATGTGCAAGTATACCTGGGGGATAGATTCTGCAGTGTAATTGCTGTGCCACAGGGTATGACCATCTTCCATTCTGATAGATGTTGAGACCGCTGCTTCTTGAAACCTTAGGGCCCAGGCCTACCTGGGGCAGGGGAGgatagtgggggtgggggaggagatcCCTACAACTGGTTGTTCATCTTCCCCAGCTGCGGCTTGAtgagacccaggaggcagagttccaGGCCCTTCGGCAGCAGCTTCAACAGGAGCTGGAGCTGCTCAACGCTTACCAGAGCAAGATCAAGATCCGCACAGAGAGCCAGCACGAGAGGGAGCTGCGGGAGCTGGAGCAGAGGGTCGCGCTGCGGCGGGCACTGCTGGAGCAGCGGGTAAGgggcccagcctccaggactggggagggagggtgggctCCTGCCCCCGACTCTAACCTCTGTTCCGGATGCCCCAGGTGGAAGAGGAGCTGCTGGCCCTGCAGACAGGACGCTCCGAGCGAATCCGCAGTCTGCTTGAGCGGCAGGCCCGTGAGATCGAGGCCTTCGATGCGGAAAGCATGAGGCTGGGCTTCTCCAGCATGGCTCTGGGGGGCATCCCGGCTGAAGCTGCTGCCCAGGGCTATCCTgctccaccccctgccccagcctggccCTCCCGTCCCGTTCCCCGTTCTGGGGCACACTGGAGCCATGGCCCTCCTCCACCAGGCATGCCCCCTCCAGCCTGGCGTCAGCCGTCTCTGCTGGCTCCCCCAGGCCCCCCAAACTGGCTGGGGCCCCCCACACAAAGTGGGACACCCCGTGGCGGAGCCCTGCTGCTGCTAAGAAACAGCCCCCAGCCCCTGCGGCGGGCAGCCTCGGGGGGCAGTGGCAGTGAGAATGTGGGCCCCCCTGCTGCCGCGGTGCCCGGGCCCCTGAGCCGCAGCACCAGTGTCGCTTCCCACATCCTCAATGGTTCTTCCCACTTCTATTCCTGAGGTGCAGCGGGGAGGAGCAGAtgagctgggcagggcaggggtgggtggagcCTGACCCTGGAGGGCACTGAGCTGGAGGCCCCTGCAAGGGTAGGGGACAAGATGTAGGCTCCAGCTCCCCTCAGACCTCCTCATCTCATGAGCTTCTTGGGGCTGGCCAGTGGCCCAGGGCCAGCTTGGCGATAGGTGCCTCAAGGCTGCCTGGGAGCCCCGCCTCCCTACCATGGTGCCAGGGGTCTCCCTCCGCCACCTAGGAAAGGAGGGAGATGTGCGTGTCAAATATTCATCTAGTcccctgggggaggggaagggtgggTCTAGACATACTATATTCAGAGAACTATACTACCCTCACAGTGAGGCCCTCAGACCTGCCACAGGGCAGAGCAGGTCTGGggcctgaggcagggagaatgagAGGCCACCTTACTGGCAGGAAGGATCAGGATGGGGTCTTGGGGTCAGGATGCCTGGGTCTCTTCCCGTAACTGTCTGACGTCCTGTGCCGTCTtgtcctttatctttttttttttttttttaattgggatcAGGGCTGGGGCGGGGAAACAAGGGAAGGACCTTGGAAGGGGCTGCTCCCAGGCCTGGGGGGCAGTCGTGGGAGCCCCTCTCAGCTGTGGGGCTGGCACAGAGCCCCAGGCAAGCTTTTAATAAACTGTTGGTTATTCTAACAGATCTCAGGACTCACCCTTCTGTCTTTGGTGTGCGTGAAGGACTGCTCAGTGGCCACTGAATAGTACTGCTTGTGTTTTATAAAGAGAATTTATTGGGCTGTGTATCTAAACATTTCAGTGATTTTAATGACTTTAGGTGTGACCAGATCTCGGATCTCAAAGGTGGTCTTCAACCCCTTGACCTCTAATTCGTTTTCTTTGCTTTGACTTCAAAGATTCTTAGGTTTGCCTCCCACACAGACCCCAGGCAGCTCCATGCTCACGAATCTTCCCGCAAGCCTCAGCAGCCAGAGTTCAGTGGAGACCTCATGTGACTGCAGAGGCTGGGCCTGTAGCCAGAGGCCTAGAGGGCTAGGACTGGCCCAGGAGGTATGGGCTTTTCCCCACCCCTTTGAGGCTAACAGCCCATGGACAAAGTGGCTGTTTGCATAAGGGAGAAGGCTTAAGCACTGGCTGCCCTCAAGTCATTCTATCCCTCTCCCAAGTGGGCATTAGGTTATCAGACTAGGCTAAAAGCAGAGGGGCCACGGGGTAGGCGGGCAGC containing:
- the TAOK2 gene encoding serine/threonine-protein kinase TAO2 isoform X3, whose amino-acid sequence is MPAGGRAGSLKDPDVAELFFKDDPEKLFSDLREIGHGSFGAVYFARDVRNSEVVAIKKMSYSGKQSNEKWQDIIKEVRFLQKLRHPNTIQYRGCYLREHTAWLVMEYCLGSASDLLEVHKKPLQEVEIAAVTHGALQGLAYLHSHNMIHRDVKAGNILLSEPGLVKLGDFGSASIMAPANSFVGTPYWMAPEVILAMDEGQYDGKVDVWSLGITCIELAERKPPLFNMNAMSALYHIAQNESPVLQSGHWSEYFRNFVDSCLQKIPQDRPTSEVLLKHRFVLRERPPTVIMDLIQRTKDAVRELDNLQYRKMKKILFQEAPNGPGAEAPEEEEQPTPCSQEAEPYMHRAGTLTSLESSHSVPSMSISASSQSSSVNSLADASDNEEEEEEEEEEEEEEEGPEAREMAMMQEGEHTVTSHSSIIHRLPGSDNLYDDPYQPEITPSPLQPPAAPAPTSTTSSARRRAYCRNRDHFATIRTASLVSRQIQEHEQDSALREQLSGYKRMRRQHQKQLLALESRLRGEREEHSARLQRELEAQRAGFGAEAEKLARRHQAIGEKEARAAQAEERKFQQHILGQQKKELAALLEAQKRTYKLRKEQLKEELQENPSTPKREKAEWLLRQKEQLQQCQAEEEAGLLRRQRQYFELQCRQYKRKMLLARHSLDQDLLREDLNKKQTQKDLECALLLRQHEATRELELRQLQAVQRTRAELTRLQHQTELGNQLEYNKRREQELRQKHAAQVRQQPKSLKSKELQIKKQFQETCKIQTRQYKALRAHLLETTPKAQHKSLLKRLKEEQTRKLAILAEQYDQSISEMLSSQALRLDETQEAEFQALRQQLQQELELLNAYQSKIKIRTESQHERELRELEQRVALRRALLEQRVEEELLALQTGRSERIRSLLERQAREIEAFDAESMRLGFSSMALGGIPAEAAAQGYPAPPPAPAWPSRPVPRSGAHWSHGPPPPGMPPPAWRQPSLLAPPGPPNWLGPPTQSGTPRGGALLLLRNSPQPLRRAASGGSGSENVGPPAAAVPGPLSRSTSVASHILNGSSHFYS
- the TAOK2 gene encoding serine/threonine-protein kinase TAO2 isoform X7; the encoded protein is MPAGGRAGSLKDPDVAELFFKDDPEKLFSDLREIGHGSFGAVYFARDVRNSEVVAIKKMSYSGKQSNEKWQDIIKEVRFLQKLRHPNTIQYRGCYLREHTAWLVMEYCLGSASDLLEVHKKPLQEVEIAAVTHGALQGLAYLHSHNMIHRDVKAGNILLSEPGLVKLGDFGSASIMAPANSFVGTPYWMAPEVILAMDEGQYDGKVDVWSLGITCIELAERKPPLFNMNAMSALYHIAQNESPVLQSGHWSEYFRNFVDSCLQKIPQDRPTSEVLLKHRFVLRERPPTVIMDLIQRTKDAVRELDNLQYRKMKKILFQEAPNGPGAEAPEEEEQPTPCSQEAEPYMHRAGTLTSLESSHSVPSMSISASSQSSSVNSLADASDNEEEEEEEEEEEEEEEGPEAREMAMMQEGEHTVTSHSSIIHRLPGSDNLYDDPYQPEITPSPLQPPAAPAPTSTTSSARRRAYCRNRDHFATIRTASLVSRQIQEHEQDSALREQLSGYKRMRRQHQKQLLALESRLRGEREEHSARLQRELEAQRAGFGAEAEKLARRHQAIGEKEARAAQAEERKFQQHILGQQKKELAALLEAQKRTYKLRKEQLKEELQENPSTPKREKAEWLLRQKEQLQQCQAEEEAGLLRRQRQYFELQCRQYKRKMLLARHSLDQDLLREDLNKKQTQKDLECALLLRQHEATRELELRQLQAVQRTRAELTRLQHQTELGNQLEYNKRREQELRQKHAAQVRQQPKSLKKKTNTNKISERNCAFGPGCLCLLCPAA
- the TAOK2 gene encoding serine/threonine-protein kinase TAO2 isoform X6; this translates as MPAGGRAGSLKDPDVAELFFKDDPEKLFSDLREIGHGSFGAVYFARDVRNSEVVAIKKMSYSGKQSNEKWQDIIKEVRFLQKLRHPNTIQYRGCYLREHTAWLVMEYCLGSASDLLEVHKKPLQEVEIAAVTHGALQGLAYLHSHNMIHRDVKAGNILLSEPGLVKLGDFGSASIMAPANSFVGTPYWMAPEVILAMDEGQYDGKVDVWSLGITCIELAERKPPLFNMNAMSALYHIAQNESPVLQSGHWSEYFRNFVDSCLQKIPQDRPTSEVLLKHRFVLRERPPTVIMDLIQRTKDAVRELDNLQYRKMKKILFQEAPNGPGAEAPEEEEEAEPYMHRAGTLTSLESSHSVPSMSISASSQSSSVNSLADASDNEEEEEEEEEEEEEEEGPEAREMAMMQEGEHTVTSHSSIIHRLPGSDNLYDDPYQPEITPSPLQPPAAPAPTSTTSSARRRAYCRNRDHFATIRTASLVSRQIQEHEQDSALREQLSGYKRMRRQHQKQLLALESRLRGEREEHSARLQRELEAQRAGFGAEAEKLARRHQAIGEKEARAAQAEERKFQQHILGQQKKELAALLEAQKRTYKLRKEQLKEELQENPSTPKREKAEWLLRQKEQLQQCQAEEEAGLLRRQRQYFELQCRQYKRKMLLARHSLDQDLLREDLNKKQTQKDLECALLLRQHEATRELELRQLQAVQRTRAELTRLQHQTELGNQLEYNKRREQELRQKHAAQVRQQPKSLKSKELQIKKQFQETCKIQTRQYKALRAHLLETTPKAQHKSLLKRLKEEQTRKLAILAEQYDQSISEMLSSQAVVSSILLSQRFREHLEHMCKYTWGIDSAV
- the TAOK2 gene encoding serine/threonine-protein kinase TAO2 isoform X10; the protein is MPAGGRAGSLKDPDVAELFFKDDPEKLFSDLREIGHGSFGAVYFARDVRNSEVVAIKKMSYSGKQSNEKWQDIIKEVRFLQKLRHPNTIQYRGCYLREHTAWLVMEYCLGSASDLLEVHKKPLQEVEIAAVTHGALQGLAYLHSHNMIHRDVKAGNILLSEPGLVKLGDFGSASIMAPANSFVGTPYWMAPEVILAMDEGQYDGKVDVWSLGITCIELAERKPPLFNMNAMSALYHIAQNESPVLQSGHWSEYFRNFVDSCLQKIPQDRPTSEVLLKHRFVLRERPPTVIMDLIQRTKDAVRELDNLQYRKMKKILFQEAPNGPGAEAPEEEEQPTPCSQEAEPYMHRAGTLTSLESSHSVPSMSISASSQSSSVNSLADASDNEEEEEEEEEEEEEEEGPEAREMAMMQEGEHTVTSHSSIIHRLPGSDNLYDDPYQPEITPSPLQPPAAPAPTSTTSSARRRAYCRNRDHFATIRTASLVSRQIQEHEQDSALREQLSGYKRMRRQHQKQLLALESRLRGEREEHSARLQRELEAQRAGFGAEAEKLARRHQAIGEKEARAAQAEERKFQQHILGQQKKELAALLEAQKRTYKLRKEQLKEELQENPSTPKREKAEWLLRQKEQLQQCQAEEEAGLLRRQRQYFELQCRQYKRKMLLARHSLDQDLLREDLNKKQTQKDLECALLLRQHEATRELELRQLQAVQRTRAELTRLQHQTELGNQLEYNKRREQELRQKHAAQVRQQPKSLKVTVSPSLPGQSFQDPQFPVQ
- the TAOK2 gene encoding serine/threonine-protein kinase TAO2 isoform X4, with the protein product MPAGGRAGSLKDPDVAELFFKDDPEKLFSDLREIGHGSFGAVYFARDVRNSEVVAIKKMSYSGKQSNEKWQDIIKEVRFLQKLRHPNTIQYRGCYLREHTAWLVMEYCLGSASDLLEVHKKPLQEVEIAAVTHGALQGLAYLHSHNMIHRDVKAGNILLSEPGLVKLGDFGSASIMAPANSFVGTPYWMAPEVILAMDEGQYDGKVDVWSLGITCIELAERKPPLFNMNAMSALYHIAQNESPVLQSGHWSEYFRNFVDSCLQKIPQDRPTSEVLLKHRFVLRERPPTVIMDLIQRTKDAVRELDNLQYRKMKKILFQEAPNGPGAEAPEEEEPTPCSQEAEPYMHRAGTLTSLESSHSVPSMSISASSQSSSVNSLADASDNEEEEEEEEEEEEEEEGPEAREMAMMQEGEHTVTSHSSIIHRLPGSDNLYDDPYQPEITPSPLQPPAAPAPTSTTSSARRRAYCRNRDHFATIRTASLVSRQIQEHEQDSALREQLSGYKRMRRQHQKQLLALESRLRGEREEHSARLQRELEAQRAGFGAEAEKLARRHQAIGEKEARAAQAEERKFQQHILGQQKKELAALLEAQKRTYKLRKEQLKEELQENPSTPKREKAEWLLRQKEQLQQCQAEEEAGLLRRQRQYFELQCRQYKRKMLLARHSLDQDLLREDLNKKQTQKDLECALLLRQHEATRELELRQLQAVQRTRAELTRLQHQTELGNQLEYNKRREQELRQKHAAQVRQQPKSLKSKELQIKKQFQETCKIQTRQYKALRAHLLETTPKAQHKSLLKRLKEEQTRKLAILAEQYDQSISEMLSSQALRLDETQEAEFQALRQQLQQELELLNAYQSKIKIRTESQHERELRELEQRVALRRALLEQRVEEELLALQTGRSERIRSLLERQAREIEAFDAESMRLGFSSMALGGIPAEAAAQGYPAPPPAPAWPSRPVPRSGAHWSHGPPPPGMPPPAWRQPSLLAPPGPPNWLGPPTQSGTPRGGALLLLRNSPQPLRRAASGGSGSENVGPPAAAVPGPLSRSTSVASHILNGSSHFYS